A portion of the Oxynema aestuarii AP17 genome contains these proteins:
- a CDS encoding ISAs1 family transposase, with the protein MVEAKNKKTGSQFQSIPSISEVQDNLLSYVEEIKDPRSHQPQKHLLKNILAIGILAVIAGAEGWEDMENYGLSKYVWLKEFLALPNGIPSDDTFRRVFERINPLELERILARWLQSIMRSLVGEVVSIDGKCLRGSYDREKGIKALSLLTVWPGKQQLILGKVKVQDKSNEIPAIPTLLKLLDLQGAVVTIDALGTQVKIVQQIQAQKADYVLALKKNHSTLYTQIEEEFESLRKSPSNPSEVSYEQRLEKGHHRVEKRRVWAIPISQFTHLHHQEQWCGLQTIVVVERIRHFSNKTTREVQFYLSSPPANASLLGKIIRQNWGIENQVHWALDVTFNEDYCRIRSGHTPHNLSLLRRWTLNVLRQETTLRRSLRQKQKRAAMNNDYMTTVLKAFCQA; encoded by the coding sequence ATGGTTGAAGCGAAAAACAAAAAGACCGGGAGTCAATTTCAATCCATCCCCTCTATCTCTGAAGTACAAGACAATTTATTGAGTTATGTGGAAGAAATTAAAGACCCTCGCTCACACCAACCTCAAAAACATTTATTGAAAAATATTTTAGCGATCGGGATTTTAGCCGTTATTGCGGGTGCGGAAGGATGGGAAGACATGGAAAATTACGGGCTTAGCAAATATGTTTGGTTAAAAGAATTCTTAGCCTTACCCAATGGCATTCCTTCTGATGATACGTTTCGGCGAGTTTTTGAACGGATAAACCCCCTGGAGTTAGAGCGAATATTAGCCCGATGGCTTCAAAGTATTATGAGGTCTTTAGTGGGAGAAGTAGTCTCGATAGATGGGAAATGTCTGCGAGGCTCTTATGACCGAGAAAAGGGGATTAAAGCGTTAAGTTTACTGACCGTTTGGCCGGGGAAACAACAACTAATTTTAGGAAAAGTCAAGGTGCAGGATAAGTCCAACGAAATTCCGGCAATTCCCACTTTGTTAAAGTTATTAGATCTTCAAGGAGCTGTCGTCACGATTGATGCTCTAGGGACTCAAGTTAAAATTGTTCAACAAATTCAAGCCCAAAAAGCTGATTATGTCCTCGCCTTAAAAAAGAATCATTCCACCCTTTACACCCAAATTGAAGAAGAGTTTGAATCCTTAAGAAAATCTCCGAGCAACCCCAGTGAAGTGAGCTACGAACAACGCCTTGAAAAAGGACATCATCGGGTTGAGAAACGACGAGTTTGGGCGATTCCCATTTCCCAATTTACCCATCTTCATCATCAAGAACAATGGTGCGGACTTCAAACAATTGTCGTGGTCGAACGAATTCGTCATTTCTCGAATAAAACAACTCGGGAAGTTCAGTTTTATCTGTCTTCTCCTCCAGCTAATGCTTCCCTTCTAGGCAAGATTATTCGACAGAACTGGGGAATTGAGAACCAAGTTCATTGGGCTTTAGATGTAACTTTTAATGAAGATTACTGTCGGATTCGTTCCGGTCATACTCCTCACAATTTATCTTTACTCCGGCGCTGGACTTTGAATGTTCTTCGTCAAGAAACCACTCTTCGGCGCAGTTTGCGACAAAAACAGAAACGAGCCGCGATGAATAACGACTACATGACCACTGTTCTCAAAGCCTTTTGTCAAGCCTGA
- a CDS encoding pentapeptide repeat-containing protein, protein MDVNELRDRYARGDRDFNGIDLTGANLADLSLYKASLKNACLTRASLTGADLRGVNLQSANLSGALMNGISLTGSDLRNADLSGASLREADLFRTDLSGAILKGADLHEADLREATLWDADLSEASLCETDLRNACLNGANLHKADLRESQWYSTSLVRANLHEADIRDADLTGANLQGATLPDGTPHE, encoded by the coding sequence ATGGATGTCAACGAATTGCGCGATCGCTACGCCCGAGGCGATCGGGATTTTAACGGAATCGATCTCACCGGAGCGAACTTAGCCGACCTCAGCCTTTACAAAGCCTCCTTAAAAAATGCCTGCTTGACCCGCGCCTCCCTCACCGGGGCAGACCTGCGCGGCGTCAACTTGCAAAGCGCCAACTTAAGCGGCGCCTTAATGAACGGCATTTCCTTAACCGGATCCGACTTACGCAACGCCGACTTGAGCGGCGCCTCCTTGCGCGAAGCCGACTTATTCCGCACCGACTTATCCGGTGCTATCCTCAAAGGCGCCGACCTCCACGAAGCCGACCTGCGCGAAGCCACCTTATGGGATGCGGATCTCAGCGAAGCCTCATTGTGCGAAACTGACTTGCGCAATGCCTGTCTCAATGGTGCCAACTTGCACAAAGCCGACTTACGCGAAAGCCAGTGGTACAGCACCTCCCTAGTGCGCGCCAACTTGCACGAAGCCGACATCCGAGACGCCGATCTCACCGGGGCAAACTTGCAAGGCGCCACCCTTCCCGACGGGACGCCGCACGAATAA
- the proS gene encoding proline--tRNA ligase has product MRLSQMFWVTQREDPAEAEIPSHKLLLRAGYIRRIASGVYAYLPLMWRVLQKVSRIVREEMDATGAQECLLPQLQPSELWKESGRWETYTKAEGIMFSLIDRQDREMGLGPTHEEVITAIARDSIRSYRQLPLHLYQLQTKFRDEIRPRFGLMRGREFIMKDGYSFHADEESLKQTYADMDRAYRNILRRCGLEFRAVEADSGAIGGSGSQEFMVLADAGEDEVLFTEDGKYAANVEKAVSRCADAEPSPFARYEKRETPGTETIATLCEFLNCSPTQVVKNVLYQVVYDNATVALVLVNIRGDRDVNEVKLTNELTKLGDRFGAKAVLALEVPSPEAQQKLMAKPLPLGYIAPDLDDSYIAASKEVHPKFLRLVDRTAVDLKNFVTGANESGCHVVGANWGVEFALPELQVDVQKATAGDRAVHDPGQILQSARGIEVGHIFQLGTKYSQALGATYTNEDGENLPLVMGCYGIGVSRLAQSAVEQSYDKDGIVWPVAIAPYHALIVMPNVSDEQQVQVADRLYRELNELGVETLLDDRPERAGVKFKDADLVGIPYRIVTGRSLKNGKVEVVDRCSKASQELAIEDVARTVKQWVDEAIAPSK; this is encoded by the coding sequence ATGCGACTGTCACAAATGTTCTGGGTGACCCAACGGGAAGACCCCGCCGAAGCGGAAATCCCCAGTCACAAACTCTTGCTGCGTGCGGGTTACATCCGTCGGATCGCGAGTGGGGTATATGCTTATTTGCCCTTGATGTGGCGGGTTTTACAAAAGGTCTCGCGCATCGTTCGCGAGGAAATGGACGCCACGGGGGCGCAAGAATGCTTGTTACCGCAGTTGCAACCGTCGGAGTTGTGGAAAGAGTCGGGACGCTGGGAAACTTACACGAAGGCGGAAGGGATCATGTTTTCCCTGATCGATCGCCAAGACCGGGAAATGGGCCTCGGACCGACCCACGAGGAAGTGATTACGGCGATCGCCCGCGATTCGATCCGATCCTACCGTCAGTTACCCTTACACCTGTACCAACTGCAAACGAAGTTTCGCGACGAAATCCGCCCCCGCTTCGGGTTGATGCGCGGTCGCGAATTCATCATGAAAGATGGCTACTCGTTTCACGCCGACGAGGAGAGTTTGAAGCAAACTTACGCCGATATGGACCGCGCCTACCGTAATATTTTACGGCGCTGCGGCTTGGAATTTAGAGCGGTCGAGGCGGATTCCGGGGCGATCGGCGGTTCCGGGTCTCAGGAGTTTATGGTGCTCGCCGATGCGGGGGAAGACGAGGTCTTGTTCACCGAAGATGGGAAATATGCCGCCAATGTGGAAAAGGCAGTTTCCCGGTGCGCCGATGCGGAACCTTCGCCGTTCGCCCGCTACGAAAAGCGGGAAACCCCGGGAACGGAAACGATCGCCACTCTGTGCGAGTTTCTGAACTGTTCGCCGACTCAGGTGGTCAAAAATGTCCTCTATCAGGTGGTTTACGATAACGCTACGGTGGCGTTGGTGTTGGTGAACATTCGCGGCGATCGCGATGTCAACGAGGTTAAACTGACCAACGAACTGACGAAGTTGGGCGATCGCTTCGGCGCCAAAGCAGTGTTAGCCCTGGAAGTGCCTTCCCCGGAGGCCCAACAGAAGTTGATGGCGAAACCGTTACCTTTGGGCTATATCGCCCCGGATTTAGACGACAGCTACATCGCCGCCAGCAAAGAGGTGCATCCGAAATTCCTGCGTCTGGTCGATCGCACGGCTGTGGATCTGAAGAACTTCGTCACCGGGGCGAATGAGAGTGGCTGTCACGTGGTCGGTGCCAATTGGGGGGTGGAGTTTGCCTTACCGGAGTTGCAAGTAGACGTGCAGAAAGCGACGGCGGGCGATCGCGCGGTCCACGACCCCGGCCAGATCTTACAAAGTGCGAGGGGGATCGAGGTCGGCCACATCTTCCAGTTGGGGACGAAGTATTCCCAAGCCTTGGGCGCGACCTATACGAATGAAGACGGGGAAAATCTGCCGTTAGTGATGGGGTGTTACGGGATCGGCGTGTCCCGGTTGGCTCAGTCTGCGGTCGAGCAGTCTTACGATAAAGATGGGATCGTTTGGCCCGTGGCGATCGCGCCGTATCACGCGCTGATCGTAATGCCCAATGTTTCCGACGAGCAACAAGTCCAAGTGGCCGATCGCCTCTACCGGGAATTGAACGAATTGGGCGTGGAAACGTTGTTAGACGATCGCCCGGAACGGGCCGGAGTCAAGTTTAAAGATGCCGATCTCGTCGGGATTCCCTACCGGATCGTCACCGGGCGATCGCTGAAAAATGGGAAGGTGGAAGTGGTCGATCGCTGCTCTAAAGCTTCTCAGGAACTGGCGATCGAAGATGTAGCCCGGACGGTCAAACAGTGGGTTGACGAGGCGATCGCGCCATCGAAGTAA
- a CDS encoding PAS domain S-box protein → MGFMYGHGESSRNPEGFNRSRLDADPMRLVSTIFFNLSTDLFAIAGTDGYFKRLNPAWTKILGWTNEQLMGRPWIESIHPEDRATIEATLSERGPSKFSFEIRFQHQDESYRWLSWKGSQYPDGLTYIVARDITEKKQIEAALRQSEGQYRSLVETSKDLIWSVDLEYRWTFVNQAAREIYGCDPSEMIGRSFLERVPPEQQPKDLEVFEKITAGEPCLRYETKHRRADGTPVYLIYNAIAVYDETGRVIGTTGTATDITERKQAEAALRASQQKLAIHVERTPLAAIEWNLNFEVTDWNPAAEVMFGYSRREALGRQALDLLVPEQAKPLVANVLQELIEQKGGTRSTNENLTKSGKTIVCEWYNTPLVDANGTIIGVASLVQDVTQRVAAVTALQQSESRFQKLAANVPGAIYQFLKRTDGSICYPFISFGCQDLLELSPKTIRNHPEAIVELIDREDRPSYEDSVAESARTLQPWMWEGRFITPSGKCKWLQFASRPEKHDNGDILWDGLVMDITDRKEAEAAVTQSEAKWRSLIQNSSDAIAILEADGTIRYASPSVEGILGFKVAQLVGRDFLAFVHPEDRDRVRHAYQKLCADSRTTLQIEYRQQHANGSWLYMESVGCNLLDESAIGGLVVNSRDISERKLAEQALNQANADLERRVNARTAELRSSLEQLRVEIVERAHAEEALRASEQRFRAIFEDAAIGIAAIALDGRILDSNPALQEMLGYSAEQLREKTNEALTDPDDLAIESALRKEIVSGRRDYYQIEKRFLCREDRRIWVRLSVSLVRDGRGNPQFAIGMAEDITARKQAEAELILTRKAVESSSDAIAIADGDGRYLYQNAAFCQLFEYETPEQLNDAGGHDLLYEDPQLARDVFETVTQGRSWSGEAIGKSRGDRTIPTLLRADAIKDASGQIVGLSFTSTDISHRVHAEEKLKQALAAAETANRAKSAFLANMSHELRTPLNAIIGYSEFLCEEMEDLGYDDLIGDLDKIKTAGKHLLALINDILDISKIEAGRMTLYVEEFDLEVLIDEVFSTVHPAVEKKNNTLKLEYDPDVIPTMTADITKVRQILLNLLSNAAKFTENGTITLSVEKEAIAPDGEDREGFVIFSVKDNGIGMSPEQLDSIFQAFAQADASTTRKFGGTGLGLAISQRYCQMMGGHITCDSEFGQGSVFVVRLPLHLPTEA, encoded by the coding sequence ATGGGGTTTATGTACGGACATGGGGAGTCATCGAGAAATCCAGAAGGGTTCAATCGCTCGCGATTGGATGCCGATCCGATGCGTCTCGTTTCGACGATTTTTTTCAATTTATCCACGGATTTATTCGCCATTGCGGGAACGGACGGCTATTTTAAGCGGTTGAATCCGGCGTGGACGAAAATCCTCGGCTGGACGAACGAACAGTTAATGGGTCGTCCCTGGATCGAGTCGATCCATCCGGAAGATCGCGCCACCATCGAAGCGACGTTAAGCGAGCGCGGACCGTCGAAATTCTCCTTTGAAATCCGCTTTCAACACCAAGACGAAAGCTATCGCTGGCTTTCCTGGAAAGGCTCCCAATATCCCGACGGACTGACCTATATTGTCGCGCGCGACATTACCGAAAAAAAACAAATTGAAGCGGCTTTGCGTCAAAGTGAAGGGCAATATCGTTCCTTGGTCGAAACGTCCAAAGATCTGATCTGGTCGGTGGATTTAGAATACCGTTGGACTTTCGTCAATCAGGCGGCGCGGGAGATTTACGGTTGCGATCCGAGTGAAATGATCGGGCGATCGTTCCTAGAACGAGTCCCGCCGGAACAACAGCCGAAAGATTTAGAGGTTTTTGAGAAAATCACCGCCGGAGAACCGTGTTTGCGCTACGAAACCAAACACCGACGGGCCGACGGAACCCCGGTTTATTTGATTTACAACGCGATCGCCGTGTACGACGAAACGGGTCGGGTCATCGGGACGACGGGGACGGCGACGGATATCACCGAACGCAAACAGGCGGAAGCCGCACTGCGCGCTTCCCAACAAAAACTCGCCATTCATGTCGAACGGACGCCGTTGGCGGCGATCGAGTGGAATCTGAATTTTGAAGTCACCGACTGGAATCCGGCGGCGGAAGTCATGTTCGGCTACAGCCGCCGGGAAGCGTTGGGACGTCAGGCGCTCGATTTGTTGGTCCCCGAACAGGCCAAACCCCTCGTCGCCAACGTATTGCAGGAGCTGATCGAACAAAAAGGCGGTACGCGATCGACGAACGAAAATCTCACTAAGTCCGGAAAGACGATCGTGTGCGAGTGGTACAATACCCCCTTGGTCGATGCGAACGGCACGATTATCGGCGTGGCTTCCTTAGTTCAGGATGTCACCCAACGGGTCGCCGCCGTGACGGCGCTGCAACAAAGTGAGAGTCGGTTTCAGAAGTTGGCGGCGAACGTTCCCGGCGCGATCTATCAATTTCTCAAGCGAACCGACGGCTCGATTTGCTATCCGTTTATTTCCTTCGGTTGTCAGGACTTGTTGGAACTATCGCCGAAAACGATCCGCAACCATCCCGAGGCGATCGTCGAGCTGATCGATCGCGAAGACCGTCCCAGTTACGAAGACTCCGTGGCGGAATCGGCGCGAACCTTGCAGCCGTGGATGTGGGAAGGGCGGTTTATCACGCCTTCGGGAAAATGCAAGTGGTTGCAATTTGCCTCGCGCCCGGAGAAACACGACAACGGCGATATTCTGTGGGATGGCTTGGTGATGGACATTACCGATCGCAAAGAAGCGGAAGCGGCAGTTACCCAAAGTGAGGCAAAATGGCGATCGCTGATTCAAAACAGTTCCGACGCGATCGCCATTCTCGAAGCCGACGGGACGATCCGCTACGCCAGTCCTTCCGTCGAAGGTATTTTAGGCTTTAAAGTCGCGCAATTGGTCGGTCGAGATTTCCTCGCTTTCGTCCATCCGGAAGACCGCGATCGCGTGCGCCACGCCTATCAAAAACTCTGCGCCGATTCCCGCACGACCTTGCAAATCGAATACCGCCAACAGCACGCGAACGGGTCGTGGTTGTATATGGAGTCCGTCGGCTGTAACTTGCTCGACGAAAGTGCGATCGGCGGGTTGGTGGTCAACTCGCGCGATATCAGCGAACGCAAACTCGCGGAACAGGCGCTCAACCAAGCCAACGCCGACCTGGAACGGCGGGTCAACGCGCGCACGGCAGAATTACGCAGCAGTCTCGAACAGTTGCGCGTCGAAATTGTCGAGCGCGCCCATGCGGAAGAAGCCCTACGCGCCAGCGAGCAGCGCTTTCGGGCGATTTTTGAAGATGCGGCGATCGGGATTGCGGCGATCGCCCTCGACGGTCGCATTCTCGACAGCAACCCGGCCCTGCAAGAAATGTTAGGCTACAGTGCCGAGCAGTTGCGCGAGAAAACCAACGAAGCACTGACCGATCCCGACGATCTCGCGATCGAAAGCGCCCTGAGAAAAGAGATCGTCAGTGGGCGCAGGGATTACTATCAGATCGAGAAACGCTTTCTATGTCGCGAAGATCGGCGCATTTGGGTGCGCTTGAGCGTGTCCCTGGTACGCGACGGGCGCGGGAATCCCCAATTCGCGATCGGGATGGCGGAAGATATCACCGCCCGCAAACAAGCGGAAGCGGAACTGATTCTCACCCGCAAAGCCGTGGAAAGTTCCAGCGACGCGATCGCGATCGCCGACGGTGACGGTCGCTATTTGTATCAAAATGCCGCCTTTTGCCAACTGTTCGAGTACGAGACCCCGGAACAACTCAACGACGCAGGCGGTCACGACTTGCTCTATGAAGACCCCCAACTCGCCCGAGACGTGTTCGAGACCGTCACCCAGGGGCGATCGTGGAGTGGGGAAGCGATCGGAAAATCGAGAGGCGATCGCACCATCCCCACCTTACTGCGCGCCGACGCCATCAAAGACGCCTCCGGTCAAATCGTCGGACTCAGCTTTACCAGTACCGACATCTCCCACCGCGTCCACGCCGAGGAAAAACTCAAACAAGCTCTCGCCGCCGCCGAAACCGCCAACCGGGCTAAAAGTGCGTTTCTCGCGAACATGAGTCACGAACTGCGCACCCCTCTCAACGCGATTATCGGCTACAGCGAATTCCTCTGCGAAGAAATGGAAGACCTCGGTTACGACGACCTCATCGGCGATCTCGACAAGATTAAAACCGCCGGAAAACATCTGCTCGCCTTAATTAACGATATTCTCGATATTTCCAAGATCGAAGCGGGTCGCATGACCCTTTACGTGGAAGAATTCGACCTCGAAGTTCTGATCGACGAAGTGTTCAGCACTGTTCATCCCGCCGTCGAGAAAAAGAACAATACCCTCAAACTCGAATACGACCCCGACGTCATCCCTACGATGACCGCCGACATTACCAAAGTCCGCCAAATTTTGCTCAATTTACTCAGCAACGCCGCCAAATTTACCGAAAATGGGACCATCACCCTCTCGGTCGAGAAAGAGGCGATCGCCCCCGACGGCGAAGACCGCGAGGGATTTGTGATTTTTAGCGTTAAAGATAACGGGATCGGCATGAGTCCGGAACAACTCGACAGCATCTTTCAAGCCTTCGCCCAAGCCGACGCCTCCACCACCCGCAAATTCGGCGGGACGGGTTTGGGATTGGCGATCAGCCAGCGCTACTGTCAGATGATGGGCGGTCATATCACTTGTGATAGCGAATTCGGCCAAGGTTCGGTGTTCGTCGTCCGTCTGCCCTTGCATTTACCGACGGAGGCTTAG
- a CDS encoding NfeD-like protein, with translation MNAIYTICFVVGGVFVALGAIAGLDGVEFGIEFDPDLELKEGTTADGSQASDARSHWLQTLVSLPFSSLKFWTFGSCFFGLSGLVLSRLNPGLPGTVVFLVAIAVGLLCGSAIAWILRYLQRSQADSLVRPEDLMGRSAIVEIPFDRDSKGKVNLKIKGTSLSLSAYTDSDRAFSRGDRTFIIGMKNSTVWVVPSEEGE, from the coding sequence ATGAACGCGATCTATACCATTTGCTTTGTTGTCGGCGGAGTGTTCGTCGCTTTGGGGGCGATCGCGGGGTTAGATGGAGTCGAGTTCGGCATCGAATTCGATCCGGATTTAGAACTCAAAGAGGGAACCACTGCCGACGGATCGCAAGCCAGCGACGCCCGAAGCCATTGGCTTCAAACCCTCGTCAGTTTGCCCTTTTCTAGCCTCAAATTTTGGACGTTTGGCAGTTGTTTTTTCGGTTTGAGCGGACTGGTACTCTCCAGACTCAACCCCGGCTTACCGGGGACGGTCGTCTTCCTCGTGGCGATCGCCGTCGGTCTGCTGTGCGGTTCGGCGATCGCCTGGATCCTGCGCTACTTGCAGCGATCGCAAGCCGATAGCCTCGTGCGTCCCGAAGACCTCATGGGTCGGTCGGCGATCGTCGAAATACCGTTCGATCGCGACAGCAAAGGAAAAGTCAATCTCAAGATCAAAGGAACTTCACTCTCGTTAAGCGCTTATACCGACAGCGATCGCGCCTTTTCCCGAGGCGATCGCACCTTCATTATCGGCATGAAAAACAGCACGGTCTGGGTCGTGCCATCGGAAGAAGGAGAATAA
- a CDS encoding flotillin family protein has translation MIQQIDNDRSQWIEIAQVGRENVSSGEKSQFQQDLETALPIAGSIFFALLFIWFLNTFLSICKPNEILILSGFKRRTKHGTVGYRVIFGGRAIRIPILETVKRMDLTTMPIPVEVKNAYSKGGTPLQIQAIANVKIASDPEIVGNAIERFLDRSRTEVARVARETLEGNLRGVVATLTPEQLNEDRLEFAERIAADVRDDLAKLGLQLDTLKIQSVSDEVDYLNSIGRRQIAAIVRDAEIAESDAKGEADRVEAQCERQSEVAKTQAQTSIQQKQNELRKIQAELEQQARSEEERTIAAAKEARAKAEQLLQQVRAELERLRLEADEVLPADARRLARELQARGEAASLAENAKAAAQVNDMFSEIWREAGADASEVFLLQQIEMVLRQASQIPQKVHLKEINVIDNGDGKTIASLVNAYPEMVRQFLDRVDRTLGIDVMGTLNHVQSDRSES, from the coding sequence ATGATTCAACAAATTGATAACGATCGATCCCAATGGATTGAAATCGCCCAAGTCGGACGAGAAAACGTCAGTTCTGGAGAAAAAAGCCAATTTCAACAAGACCTCGAAACGGCTTTACCGATCGCCGGAAGCATTTTTTTTGCCTTATTATTCATCTGGTTTCTCAACACCTTTCTGTCTATTTGCAAACCCAATGAAATTCTAATTTTATCCGGCTTCAAACGACGCACCAAACACGGCACCGTCGGCTATCGGGTTATTTTTGGCGGGCGGGCGATCCGCATCCCGATCTTAGAAACCGTCAAGCGCATGGACTTGACCACGATGCCGATTCCCGTCGAAGTCAAAAACGCCTATTCCAAAGGGGGAACCCCCCTGCAAATTCAGGCGATCGCCAACGTCAAAATCGCCAGCGATCCCGAGATCGTCGGCAACGCGATCGAACGCTTTCTCGACCGTTCCCGCACCGAAGTCGCCCGAGTCGCCCGCGAAACCCTCGAAGGTAACTTGCGTGGCGTCGTCGCCACCCTCACCCCGGAACAACTCAACGAAGACCGTCTCGAATTTGCCGAACGCATCGCCGCCGACGTCCGCGACGACCTCGCCAAATTAGGCTTGCAACTCGATACCCTCAAAATCCAAAGCGTCTCCGACGAAGTAGACTATCTCAACTCCATCGGTCGCCGCCAAATTGCCGCGATCGTCCGCGATGCCGAAATTGCCGAATCCGACGCCAAAGGAGAAGCCGATCGCGTCGAAGCCCAGTGCGAACGTCAGTCGGAAGTCGCCAAAACCCAAGCCCAAACCTCGATCCAGCAAAAACAAAACGAACTGAGAAAGATTCAAGCCGAACTCGAACAGCAGGCGCGATCGGAAGAAGAACGCACGATCGCCGCCGCCAAAGAAGCCCGCGCCAAAGCCGAACAACTCCTGCAACAAGTGCGCGCCGAACTCGAACGTCTCCGTCTCGAAGCCGACGAGGTACTCCCCGCCGACGCCCGCCGTTTGGCCCGCGAACTGCAAGCACGCGGCGAAGCCGCCAGTTTGGCCGAAAATGCCAAAGCTGCAGCCCAAGTTAACGATATGTTCTCCGAAATTTGGCGCGAAGCCGGAGCCGATGCCTCCGAAGTCTTTCTCTTACAACAGATCGAAATGGTCTTGCGTCAGGCGTCGCAAATTCCTCAAAAAGTTCACTTAAAAGAAATTAACGTCATCGACAACGGCGATGGCAAAACGATCGCCAGTCTCGTCAACGCCTATCCCGAAATGGTCCGCCAATTCCTCGATCGCGTCGATCGCACTCTCGGGATCGACGTGATGGGAACCCTCAACCACGTCCAGTCCGACCGCAGCGAATCTTAA
- a CDS encoding flotillin family protein: protein MEIIIAVVVGTPLLALGLGTFVIRNLYYICQPSEVLIFAGSSRRLPNGRRVGYRLVKGGSSLRVPLMEKTFKMDLSNTIVELRVTNAYSKGGIPLNVEGVANIKIAGEQPTIDNAIERLLGKTRQEIERIAQETLEGNLRGVLASLTPEQVNEDKIAFAKSLLDEAEEDLEKLGLVLDNLQIQNISDEVGYLDSIGRQQSAELVRDARIAEAQARAASAIRTAENDRVTAIERIERDLEIFRAEAERRVQDAMTKRLALVAEAEAEIGSEVARTQAEVAVQRERIEQVKQQLQADVVAPAEAQCKRAIAEAKGNAAQIVEDGKAQALGTKRLTQSWQAAGPKAREIFLYQKLEVLLKTIADTVPEVEVDKVTAIDSRHGNNAAKIASFLEQVRSATGVDVGRAVAQIGDRAPSSPTAIGSDGVLSLASEPGSRSPASSVSYEQALRSQVRQLLGKVAAQTSNLQEVEGAIEAEIRKNPTLKRNLRQVLKRGGTPALKALFDDPNLQVSVTLLAAWIESD, encoded by the coding sequence ATGGAAATTATCATCGCCGTTGTCGTTGGCACTCCCCTGCTCGCCCTCGGCTTGGGGACGTTCGTCATCCGCAACTTATATTACATCTGTCAGCCGAGCGAAGTGCTGATTTTCGCAGGTAGTTCCCGCCGTCTCCCCAACGGTCGCCGCGTCGGCTACCGACTGGTCAAAGGCGGCAGCAGTCTGCGCGTTCCGTTGATGGAAAAGACGTTCAAAATGGATTTGAGCAATACGATCGTCGAGTTGCGCGTCACCAATGCTTACTCGAAAGGGGGGATTCCTTTAAATGTGGAAGGGGTCGCCAATATTAAAATTGCCGGGGAACAACCGACTATTGACAACGCGATCGAGCGCTTGTTGGGGAAAACCCGTCAGGAAATTGAAAGAATCGCCCAAGAAACCCTTGAAGGCAATTTGCGCGGCGTCCTGGCGTCGTTGACCCCGGAACAAGTCAACGAGGATAAGATTGCGTTTGCCAAAAGTTTGCTCGACGAAGCCGAGGAAGATTTGGAAAAACTCGGGTTAGTGCTCGATAATTTGCAAATTCAAAATATTTCCGACGAAGTGGGTTATCTCGACTCCATCGGGCGCCAACAAAGTGCGGAACTGGTTCGCGACGCCCGCATTGCCGAAGCCCAAGCTCGCGCCGCCTCGGCGATTCGCACGGCGGAAAACGACCGGGTGACGGCGATCGAGCGGATCGAGCGGGATTTGGAAATTTTCCGCGCCGAAGCCGAACGGCGGGTGCAAGATGCGATGACGAAACGCTTGGCCCTGGTCGCGGAAGCGGAAGCGGAAATCGGTTCGGAAGTGGCGCGCACTCAGGCGGAGGTGGCGGTCCAGCGCGAACGGATCGAGCAGGTCAAGCAGCAGTTGCAGGCGGATGTGGTCGCTCCGGCGGAGGCCCAGTGCAAGCGCGCGATCGCCGAAGCGAAGGGGAATGCGGCGCAGATCGTGGAAGACGGCAAGGCCCAAGCGTTGGGGACGAAGCGCCTGACCCAATCGTGGCAAGCTGCCGGACCGAAAGCCCGGGAAATCTTTCTCTATCAGAAGTTGGAAGTGCTGTTGAAAACGATCGCCGACACGGTTCCCGAGGTGGAGGTGGACAAGGTGACGGCGATCGATTCTCGTCATGGTAATAATGCGGCTAAAATTGCTTCGTTTCTAGAACAGGTGCGATCGGCGACGGGGGTGGATGTCGGGCGCGCAGTGGCTCAGATCGGCGATCGCGCCCCCTCTTCCCCAACGGCGATCGGGTCGGATGGGGTACTCTCCCTCGCCTCCGAACCGGGAAGCCGATCGCCCGCCTCGTCGGTCAGTTACGAACAGGCCCTGCGATCGCAAGTCCGGCAGTTGCTCGGTAAAGTGGCGGCCCAAACGTCCAATCTCCAGGAAGTCGAAGGGGCGATCGAGGCTGAAATTCGCAAGAATCCAACGTTAAAACGTAATTTACGCCAAGTTTTGAAGCGCGGCGGTACCCCGGCCCTCAAGGCGTTGTTCGACGATCCGAATTTACAAGTCTCGGTCACCCTCCTCGCCGCCTGGATCGAGTCGGATTGA